A DNA window from Bos indicus isolate NIAB-ARS_2022 breed Sahiwal x Tharparkar chromosome 9, NIAB-ARS_B.indTharparkar_mat_pri_1.0, whole genome shotgun sequence contains the following coding sequences:
- the LOC109563885 gene encoding thiosulfate sulfurtransferase/rhodanese-like domain-containing protein 3 isoform X1 — translation MVLQRLLPWSTCRTIFGSAEAVLWGLKSIKRSCLNFCTAICEGVTYKELKNLLKSKKIMLIDVREPWEIYESGKIPGSVNIPLDDVGEALQMNPKDFKEKYKEVKPSKSDSLVFSCLAGVRSKVAMVTAISLGFNKESHGQRSLAGYSQQSHKELDMTEVTEHACR, via the exons ATGGTGCTGCAGCGCCTGCTGCCCTGGAGTACTTGCCGGACGATCTTCGGGTCTGCGGAGGCTGTGCTCTGGG gtTTGAAGTCAATAAAAAGAAGCTGCCTCAATTTTTGTACTGCTATTTGTGAAGGTGTCACTTATAAGGAACTTAAAAACCTCCTGAAGtctaaaaaaattatgttaattgATGTTAGAGAGCCATGGGAAATTTATGAGTCTGGAAAAATCCCTGGGTCTGTCAATATACCAT tgGATGATGTAGGTGAAGCTCTACAGATGAACCCAAAGGACTTCAAAGAGAAGTACAAAGAAGTAAAGCCATCCAAATCTGACAGTCTAGTGTTTTCTTGTTTAGCTGGAGTGAGAAGCAAGGTGGCTATGGTCACAGCAATATCTCTGGGCTTTAACAA agaatcccacggacagaggagcctggcaggctacagtcaacagagtcacaaagagttggacatgactgaagtgactgagcatgcatgcag
- the LOC109563885 gene encoding thiosulfate sulfurtransferase/rhodanese-like domain-containing protein 3 isoform X2 encodes MVLQRLLPWSTCRTIFGSAEAVLWGLKSIKRSCLNFCTAICEGVTYKELKNLLKSKKIMLIDVREPWEIYESGKIPGSVNIPLDDVGEALQMNPKDFKEKYKEVKPSKSDSLVFSCLAGVRSKVAMVTAISLGFNNAQHYAGGWKEWATYEISEKKQGN; translated from the exons ATGGTGCTGCAGCGCCTGCTGCCCTGGAGTACTTGCCGGACGATCTTCGGGTCTGCGGAGGCTGTGCTCTGGG gtTTGAAGTCAATAAAAAGAAGCTGCCTCAATTTTTGTACTGCTATTTGTGAAGGTGTCACTTATAAGGAACTTAAAAACCTCCTGAAGtctaaaaaaattatgttaattgATGTTAGAGAGCCATGGGAAATTTATGAGTCTGGAAAAATCCCTGGGTCTGTCAATATACCAT tgGATGATGTAGGTGAAGCTCTACAGATGAACCCAAAGGACTTCAAAGAGAAGTACAAAGAAGTAAAGCCATCCAAATCTGACAGTCTAGTGTTTTCTTGTTTAGCTGGAGTGAGAAGCAAGGTGGCTATGGTCACAGCAATATCTCTGGGCTTTAACAA TGCTCAACACTATGCTGGAGGATGGAAGGAATGGGCAACCTAtgaaatttcagagaagaaacaagGAAATTGA
- the LOC109563885 gene encoding thiosulfate sulfurtransferase/rhodanese-like domain-containing protein 3 isoform X3 — translation MVLQRLLPWSTCRTIFGSAEAVLWGLKSIKRSCLNFCTAICEGVTYKELKNLLKSKKIMLIDVREPWEIYESGKIPGSVNIPLDDVGEALQMNPKDFKEKYKEVKPSKSDSLVFSCLAGVRSKVAMVTAISLGFNK, via the exons ATGGTGCTGCAGCGCCTGCTGCCCTGGAGTACTTGCCGGACGATCTTCGGGTCTGCGGAGGCTGTGCTCTGGG gtTTGAAGTCAATAAAAAGAAGCTGCCTCAATTTTTGTACTGCTATTTGTGAAGGTGTCACTTATAAGGAACTTAAAAACCTCCTGAAGtctaaaaaaattatgttaattgATGTTAGAGAGCCATGGGAAATTTATGAGTCTGGAAAAATCCCTGGGTCTGTCAATATACCAT tgGATGATGTAGGTGAAGCTCTACAGATGAACCCAAAGGACTTCAAAGAGAAGTACAAAGAAGTAAAGCCATCCAAATCTGACAGTCTAGTGTTTTCTTGTTTAGCTGGAGTGAGAAGCAAGGTGGCTATGGTCACAGCAATATCTCTGGGCTTTAACAA